Proteins from a single region of Phycisphaeraceae bacterium D3-23:
- a CDS encoding DUF2867 domain-containing protein, protein MPKHILVTGATGYIGGRLIPRLLERGDTVRVRVLVRDKARALGRPWADAVEIVEADLLDPASLAPALQDIHTAYYLVHAMGSKGDFAKRDRTAAENFATAAAAASTSGGVKHTIYLGGLQPTGADASPHLASRAEVGRVLADKLPVTEFRAGPIIGSGSASFEMVRYLTERLPAMVAPRWINNTVQPIAIRDTLAYLLAAAESQPLGVVDIGGDTLTFKQMMLRYANARGLRRLILPVPVLAPKLAARWVGFVTPISNKLAVPLVEGVVQPLTADTAKAQQHFPTIQPLDYADAVERALDKTGRGDIETRWSGALGKGEILRLEDRGGIVREFRRVRADCSQEALFAAFTSLGGDRGYLTLDWAWKLRGLLDQLVGGPGLRRGRRHPTQLLPGEALDFWRVEEVQPNKSLRLRAEMKLPGQAWLQWESQQDGDTTYLEQTAAFRPHGLPGLLYWWALYPMHLIIFTRLAKRIATLAQSLEDPALSTQPAAAPRRAER, encoded by the coding sequence ATGCCCAAGCACATCCTCGTCACCGGCGCGACCGGCTACATCGGCGGCCGCCTCATCCCCCGACTCCTCGAACGCGGCGACACCGTCCGCGTCCGCGTCCTCGTCCGCGACAAGGCCCGCGCCCTCGGCCGCCCCTGGGCGGATGCCGTCGAGATCGTCGAAGCCGACCTCCTCGACCCCGCCTCCCTCGCCCCCGCGCTCCAGGACATCCACACCGCCTACTACCTCGTCCACGCTATGGGCTCCAAGGGCGACTTCGCAAAGCGCGACCGCACCGCCGCCGAAAACTTCGCCACCGCCGCCGCGGCCGCGTCTACTTCCGGGGGGGTCAAACACACCATCTACCTCGGCGGCCTCCAGCCCACCGGAGCCGACGCCTCCCCACACCTCGCCAGCCGCGCCGAGGTCGGCCGCGTCCTCGCCGACAAACTCCCCGTCACCGAGTTCCGCGCCGGGCCCATCATCGGCTCCGGCTCCGCCTCCTTCGAGATGGTCCGCTACCTCACCGAACGACTCCCCGCCATGGTCGCCCCCAGGTGGATCAACAACACCGTCCAGCCCATCGCCATCCGCGACACCCTCGCCTACCTCCTCGCCGCCGCCGAGTCCCAGCCCCTCGGCGTCGTCGACATCGGCGGCGACACCCTCACCTTTAAGCAGATGATGCTCCGCTACGCCAACGCCCGCGGCCTCCGCCGGCTCATCCTCCCCGTCCCCGTCCTCGCCCCCAAGCTCGCCGCGCGCTGGGTCGGCTTCGTCACCCCCATCTCCAACAAGCTCGCCGTCCCCCTCGTCGAGGGCGTCGTCCAGCCCCTCACCGCCGACACCGCCAAAGCCCAGCAGCACTTCCCGACGATCCAACCCCTCGACTACGCCGACGCCGTCGAACGCGCCCTGGACAAGACCGGCCGCGGCGACATCGAGACCCGCTGGTCCGGCGCGCTGGGCAAGGGCGAGATCCTCCGCCTCGAAGACCGCGGCGGCATCGTCCGCGAGTTCCGCCGCGTCCGCGCCGACTGCTCCCAAGAAGCCCTGTTCGCAGCGTTTACTTCCTTGGGCGGCGACCGCGGCTACCTCACCCTCGACTGGGCCTGGAAGCTCCGCGGCCTACTCGACCAGCTCGTCGGCGGCCCGGGCCTGCGCCGCGGCAGACGACACCCCACCCAGCTCCTCCCCGGCGAGGCCCTCGACTTCTGGCGCGTCGAAGAGGTCCAGCCCAACAAGTCCCTCCGCCTCCGCGCCGAGATGAAGCTCCCCGGCCAGGCCTGGCTCCAGTGGGAATCCCAGCAGGACGGCGACACCACCTACCTCGAACAGACCGCCGCCTTCCGCCCCCACGGCCTGCCCGGCCTCCTCTACTGGTGGGCCCTCTACCCCATGCACCTCATCATCTTCACCCGCCTCGCCAAACGCATCGCAACACTCGCCCAATCCCTTGAAGACCCGGCGCTCTCAACGCAACCCGCCGCCGCGCCTCGACGCGCGGAGCGATAG
- a CDS encoding DUF1295 domain-containing protein, with protein MSPWFFLLFMWIAAAAVMAGVWVYCRAKHNAGYVDAVWAYAIGAAALLGALLIAGEPARRWGVALLAALWAFRLGTHLFKRIHGHEEDGRYQAMRAYFAPRVDLAFFVFFQLQALFVVLFVGPIVAAMSRPGPLDWRDALGLTIWLIALLGESIADRQLAAFKRDPDADGPVCKRGLWRYSRHPNYFFEWVHWFAYLAIGASLAAPIGWLALAGPVAMLLFLVFITGIPYTEKRALASKGEAYKQYQRETPAFIPWFPKQSDTP; from the coding sequence TTGAGCCCGTGGTTCTTCCTGCTATTCATGTGGATCGCCGCCGCCGCCGTGATGGCGGGCGTCTGGGTCTACTGCCGCGCCAAGCACAACGCCGGCTACGTCGACGCCGTCTGGGCCTACGCGATCGGCGCGGCCGCGCTGCTCGGGGCCCTGCTCATCGCCGGCGAACCCGCCCGGCGGTGGGGCGTCGCGCTGCTCGCCGCCCTCTGGGCCTTCCGCCTGGGCACCCATCTCTTCAAACGCATCCACGGCCACGAAGAGGACGGCCGCTACCAAGCCATGCGCGCCTACTTCGCTCCTCGCGTCGACCTCGCCTTCTTCGTCTTCTTCCAGTTGCAGGCCCTCTTCGTCGTCCTCTTCGTCGGCCCGATCGTCGCCGCCATGTCGCGCCCCGGCCCGCTCGATTGGCGCGACGCGCTGGGCCTTACCATCTGGCTCATCGCGCTTTTGGGCGAGTCCATCGCCGACCGCCAGCTCGCCGCCTTCAAGCGCGACCCCGACGCCGACGGCCCCGTCTGCAAGCGCGGCCTCTGGCGCTACTCGCGACACCCCAACTACTTCTTCGAGTGGGTCCACTGGTTCGCCTACCTCGCCATCGGCGCATCGCTCGCCGCCCCGATCGGCTGGCTCGCCCTTGCCGGGCCCGTCGCCATGCTCCTGTTCCTCGTCTTCATCACCGGCATCCCCTACACCGAGAAACGTGCACTCGCCAGCAAGGGCGAAGCCTACAAGCAGTACCAGCGCGAAACCCCCGCCTTCATCCCCTGGTTCCCCAAGCAAAGCGACACACCATGA
- a CDS encoding DUF1365 domain-containing protein has product MNGQPTSRREPAPRGASQTHSAIFEGMVRHRRFEPVEHALRYRMFMMYLDLDELATVFQGACRLLWSAGRWNLACLLRKDHFGDRKVPLKQAVLDLVEQQTGDRPAGPVRMLAHLRYFGYAMNPATFYYCFDAAGEGVQAVVTEIHNTPWGERHCYVLPRSQSVSSPNARHMRFDFDKAFHVSPFMPMHHRYDWRFSPPPEEVGGRLIVGMTNRDDGRRVFDASLVLQRHALTSARLNLMLLKYPFMTARVVAGIYTNALKLRLKGAPIHDHPKWRRSDESIGKPPAK; this is encoded by the coding sequence ATGAATGGCCAACCCACATCGCGTCGTGAGCCCGCACCGCGTGGCGCTTCCCAAACGCACTCGGCGATCTTCGAGGGCATGGTCCGGCACCGCCGGTTTGAGCCGGTGGAGCACGCGCTGCGATACCGGATGTTCATGATGTACCTGGACCTGGATGAGCTTGCGACCGTCTTCCAAGGCGCGTGCCGGCTGCTGTGGTCGGCGGGGCGGTGGAACTTGGCGTGCCTGCTGCGCAAGGACCACTTCGGTGACCGCAAGGTGCCGCTCAAGCAGGCCGTGCTTGATCTGGTCGAGCAACAGACCGGCGATCGCCCGGCCGGCCCGGTGCGCATGCTCGCGCACCTGCGGTACTTCGGCTACGCCATGAACCCCGCGACGTTCTACTACTGCTTCGACGCAGCGGGAGAAGGCGTACAAGCCGTCGTCACCGAGATCCACAACACGCCCTGGGGCGAGCGCCACTGCTACGTCCTCCCACGCAGCCAGAGCGTGTCGTCGCCCAACGCCCGGCACATGCGCTTCGACTTCGATAAGGCGTTCCACGTCTCGCCCTTCATGCCGATGCACCACCGCTACGACTGGCGGTTCTCGCCACCGCCCGAGGAAGTCGGCGGCCGGCTTATCGTCGGCATGACCAACCGCGACGACGGGCGGCGCGTCTTCGACGCCTCGCTGGTCCTGCAGCGCCACGCCCTCACCTCTGCCCGGCTCAACCTGATGCTGCTCAAGTACCCGTTCATGACCGCCCGCGTCGTCGCCGGCATCTACACCAATGCCCTGAAACTCCGGCTCAAAGGGGCCCCGATCCATGACCACCCCAAGTGGCGCCGATCGGATGAATCCATCGGCAAGCCGCCGGCGAAGTGA
- a CDS encoding cyclopropane-fatty-acyl-phospholipid synthase, with amino-acid sequence MTQAITHRPSHTPRDTDRERGLMALAERRLLPDALIRLGIRRLLKQRLAQEAQGGDAGVQERTATLRAQLSQGPIAQQTDAANRQHYEVPADFYKLALGHRLKYSACYYPPGVTTLDAAEDAALDLVTQRAQLADGQRILELGCGWGSLTLDMARRYPNAHITAVSNSASQRAYILDQANQRGHTNLTIITADINDFDTHDRFDRAVSVEMFEHLANHTEIMRRVASWLEPAGKFFVHVFSHRRFTYPFEAQGQSNWMGRHFFTAGLMPAHDYLPGFDRHLRREQDWQLDGTHYQQTAEHWLQNTDAHRDEIRGLFAQTYGPQHAIRWLQRWRIFFMACAELWGYDAGQQWGVSHYRFTPAHP; translated from the coding sequence ATGACCCAGGCCATCACCCACCGACCCTCCCACACCCCGCGCGACACCGACCGTGAACGCGGCCTCATGGCCCTCGCCGAGCGCCGGCTCCTCCCCGACGCCCTCATCCGCCTGGGCATCCGCCGTCTCCTCAAACAACGTCTCGCTCAGGAAGCCCAAGGCGGCGACGCTGGCGTCCAAGAGCGCACCGCTACCCTCCGCGCGCAACTCAGCCAGGGCCCCATCGCCCAACAGACCGACGCCGCCAACCGCCAGCACTACGAAGTCCCCGCCGACTTCTACAAGCTCGCCCTCGGCCACCGCCTCAAATACTCCGCCTGCTACTACCCCCCAGGCGTCACCACCCTCGACGCCGCCGAAGACGCCGCCCTCGACCTCGTCACCCAACGCGCCCAGCTCGCCGACGGCCAGCGCATCCTCGAGCTCGGCTGCGGCTGGGGCTCGCTCACCCTCGACATGGCCCGCCGCTACCCCAACGCCCACATCACCGCCGTCTCCAACAGCGCCTCCCAACGCGCCTACATCCTTGACCAGGCCAACCAACGAGGCCACACCAACCTCACCATCATCACCGCCGACATCAACGACTTCGACACCCACGACCGCTTCGACCGCGCCGTCTCTGTCGAGATGTTCGAGCACCTGGCCAACCACACCGAAATCATGCGCCGCGTCGCGAGTTGGCTTGAACCCGCCGGCAAGTTCTTCGTCCACGTCTTCAGCCACCGGCGCTTCACCTACCCCTTCGAAGCGCAAGGCCAGAGCAACTGGATGGGCCGACACTTCTTCACCGCCGGCCTCATGCCCGCACACGACTACCTCCCCGGCTTCGACCGGCACCTCCGCCGCGAACAGGACTGGCAGCTCGACGGCACGCACTACCAGCAGACCGCCGAGCACTGGCTCCAAAACACCGACGCCCACCGCGACGAAATCCGCGGCCTCTTCGCCCAGACCTACGGCCCGCAACACGCCATCCGCTGGCTCCAACGCTGGCGCATCTTCTTCATGGCCTGCGCCGAGCTCTGGGGCTACGACGCCGGCCAGCAGTGGGGCGTCTCCCACTACCGCTTCACCCCCGCCCACCCCTGA
- a CDS encoding cyclopropane-fatty-acyl-phospholipid synthase, with the protein MTTTIIPAPRSLPAPSSVGPVARRCRSALHRWLGQLEGARLTLRDGDDARTFGRQTPGKDTPACTIRVHHPRFYRDAVLGGHLAAAEGYVHGLWDCDDLTALVRIFARNLALSDDMDKLSVRLGGVALKLGHWLRRNTARGSRDNIAAHYDLGNDFFQHLLDPTMSYSAGVFATELTPLEEAQHAKNDRLLAKLGLKPTDHLLEIGTGWGGLALRPVKTIGCRVTTTTLSKQQHDYAAALFQREGVADRIDLLQRDYRDLDGRYDKIVSVEMIEAVGHHFYRAFFAACERLLVDHPGARGVIQCITIPDDRYDTARKTVDFIKKYVFPGSCIPSIAALNHAMADSGPLRMAGLDDLTPHYAATLHRWRQNMDANRDAIHALGYPDTLLRLWAFYLAYCEGGFRERNIGLAQFEFARPRITA; encoded by the coding sequence ATGACGACCACCATCATCCCCGCCCCCCGTTCGCTGCCCGCCCCGTCCTCCGTCGGGCCGGTCGCCCGGCGGTGCCGATCGGCCCTGCACCGCTGGCTCGGCCAACTCGAAGGCGCACGCCTGACGCTCCGCGATGGCGACGACGCCCGGACCTTCGGCCGCCAGACACCGGGCAAGGACACACCCGCCTGCACCATCCGCGTCCACCACCCGCGCTTCTACCGAGACGCCGTACTCGGCGGCCACCTCGCCGCGGCCGAGGGCTATGTCCACGGGCTCTGGGACTGCGACGACCTCACCGCGCTCGTCCGCATCTTCGCACGCAACCTCGCGCTCTCCGACGACATGGACAAGCTCTCGGTCCGCCTCGGCGGCGTCGCGCTCAAACTCGGCCACTGGCTCCGACGCAACACCGCACGCGGCAGCCGAGACAACATCGCGGCGCACTACGACCTGGGCAACGACTTCTTTCAGCACCTGCTCGACCCCACGATGTCCTACTCCGCCGGCGTGTTCGCCACCGAACTTACCCCGCTCGAAGAAGCGCAACACGCGAAGAACGATCGCCTGCTCGCCAAGCTTGGCCTCAAACCCACCGACCACCTCCTCGAGATCGGCACGGGCTGGGGCGGCCTCGCGCTGCGCCCTGTCAAGACCATCGGCTGCCGCGTCACCACGACGACCCTCTCAAAACAACAGCACGACTACGCCGCCGCGCTCTTCCAGCGTGAAGGCGTAGCCGACCGCATCGACCTCCTGCAGCGCGACTACCGCGACCTCGACGGCCGCTACGACAAGATCGTCTCGGTCGAGATGATCGAGGCCGTCGGCCACCACTTCTACCGCGCCTTCTTCGCCGCCTGCGAGCGCCTGCTCGTCGACCACCCCGGGGCCCGCGGCGTCATCCAGTGCATCACGATCCCTGACGACCGCTACGACACCGCCCGCAAGACCGTGGACTTCATCAAGAAGTATGTCTTCCCCGGCTCGTGCATCCCCTCCATCGCCGCGCTCAACCACGCCATGGCCGACAGCGGCCCGCTCCGCATGGCCGGCCTCGACGACCTCACCCCGCACTACGCCGCAACCCTCCACCGCTGGCGGCAGAACATGGATGCCAACCGCGACGCCATCCACGCGCTCGGCTACCCCGACACCCTCCTCCGCCTCTGGGCCTTCTACCTCGCCTACTGCGAAGGCGGTTTCCGCGAACGCAACATCGGCCTCGCGCAGTTCGAGTTCGCCCGCCCAAGGATCACCGCTTGA
- a CDS encoding PEP-CTERM sorting domain-containing protein yields the protein MIKFPVSRLVRVGCPMVLALPLAGPAAGDFFEWSALTGDWDTDANWINQSAGNPDREPDGSDTATVLAGGSVEVTLAGEVADGLRIDGGLSILGGGLTTHSGQIGWQAGSDATANVTGAGSVWSVGDALRVGNLGTGGLNITAGGMVSGEAAVIADGEDAVGVATVAGAGSAWDNTDEVFVGLLGDATLNIEDGGVMSNTAGNVGSFAGATGVVTVSGAGSAWNNTALYLGGTSFEAGGTGSLGVLDGGTVDVSAGPLKIWNTGTLTLDGGTVNANGGFDNSHGGTFSFNDGALTVTGGAFSPNTGGDFRLDGAAAGDRVHLTLGAGASSVIGPIRVGFRNEAQLTLTDGVVLTSDSADIAAGFNTSIGTVTVTGAGSAWHPDAIFLGSTGVGTLNIENGGLVSHTNCFFGNDATGTGVANVTGTGSAWDLSRLSIGYRGSGTLDIEDGGVVNSGLTELGAIDGNATGSVTVTGAGSTLNAGTLRIGDFGSGTLNILDGGLVSNTGHSYLATFSNPNTSMATVSGAGSTWNTGGTLTVGVRSIATLDIADGGVVSSAVGRIASDVGSNAMVTVTGAGSAWAMTGDLVIGGSGASSGDGRLSILDQGRVEVGGELSVWEDRAVLIDEGTLVVSGIDAATYDRLDFVSGTLRITGDDVTIGAGGPFGSELLISSSYTYLIDNQATIAGGGTLVVSGGFGAGQLTNYGQAVFIDTTVTGAVNNPAGSTVDIVGDVVFTGLFSGGGGVFGSGTADFQGGFAPGDSPAHVTIEGSAKLGTANTLFIELGGTTRGTEYDSVVIAGHADLAGSLDVTFLDAFAPSAGDTFDILDWGTLSGTFDTVNLAALDPSLRWDVADLYVTGELAVGLTGDYTGDGLVGVEDLDLLLANWGDAVTPGDYALGDGNGDGLIGSDDLALVQAHWGNGTPGSPGGGVIPEPGSLALLGLGGLALMHRRRQR from the coding sequence ATGATCAAGTTTCCTGTCTCGCGTCTGGTCCGTGTCGGCTGTCCGATGGTGCTCGCCCTGCCCCTGGCCGGGCCGGCGGCGGGTGACTTCTTTGAGTGGTCCGCGCTGACGGGCGACTGGGACACCGACGCCAACTGGATCAATCAATCGGCTGGGAATCCGGACCGCGAGCCCGACGGCTCGGACACGGCGACGGTTCTGGCGGGCGGATCGGTCGAGGTCACGCTGGCGGGCGAGGTCGCCGACGGGCTGCGGATCGACGGGGGGCTGAGCATCCTTGGCGGCGGGCTGACGACCCACAGCGGGCAGATCGGCTGGCAGGCGGGGTCGGACGCGACGGCGAACGTCACGGGCGCGGGCTCGGTGTGGAGTGTGGGCGACGCGTTGCGTGTCGGGAACCTGGGGACCGGCGGCTTGAACATCACGGCCGGGGGGATGGTGTCCGGCGAGGCCGCCGTCATCGCCGACGGCGAGGACGCGGTCGGGGTCGCCACCGTCGCCGGGGCGGGCTCGGCCTGGGACAACACGGACGAGGTGTTTGTCGGCCTGCTGGGTGACGCGACGCTGAACATCGAGGACGGCGGCGTGATGTCGAACACGGCCGGCAATGTCGGCAGCTTCGCCGGCGCGACCGGGGTGGTCACCGTGTCCGGCGCGGGCTCGGCCTGGAACAATACGGCGCTGTACCTCGGGGGCACTTCTTTTGAGGCGGGCGGCACGGGCTCGCTGGGCGTGCTGGACGGCGGCACGGTGGATGTCAGCGCCGGCCCGCTGAAGATCTGGAACACCGGCACCCTCACCCTCGACGGCGGCACGGTCAACGCCAACGGCGGCTTCGACAACAGCCACGGCGGCACGTTCAGCTTCAACGACGGGGCGCTGACGGTCACCGGCGGTGCCTTTTCACCCAACACCGGGGGTGATTTCCGCCTGGACGGCGCGGCGGCCGGCGACCGGGTGCACCTGACCCTGGGGGCCGGCGCGTCCTCGGTCATCGGCCCTATCCGTGTTGGATTCAGAAACGAAGCGCAGTTGACGCTGACCGACGGCGTGGTCCTCACCAGCGACTCGGCCGACATCGCCGCGGGCTTTAACACATCCATTGGTACCGTCACGGTTACCGGCGCGGGCTCTGCCTGGCACCCGGACGCCATCTTTTTAGGCAGCACCGGCGTCGGCACGCTGAACATCGAAAACGGCGGCCTGGTGTCGCACACGAACTGCTTCTTTGGCAACGATGCCACCGGCACGGGCGTCGCGAATGTCACCGGCACGGGATCGGCCTGGGACTTGTCTCGTCTATCGATCGGCTACCGGGGTAGCGGGACGCTGGACATCGAAGACGGCGGCGTGGTGAACAGCGGCCTCACTGAGCTGGGTGCCATCGATGGTAACGCTACCGGCAGCGTCACCGTCACCGGCGCGGGATCGACTTTGAACGCCGGTACGCTGCGCATCGGGGATTTTGGCAGTGGCACGCTGAACATCCTCGACGGCGGTTTGGTGTCGAACACGGGGCACAGCTACCTCGCCACCTTCTCCAACCCCAACACCAGCATGGCTACGGTCTCCGGCGCGGGATCGACCTGGAACACTGGGGGTACGCTGACGGTCGGCGTGCGTAGCATTGCCACGCTGGACATCGCGGACGGCGGCGTCGTGTCGAGCGCGGTGGGCCGTATCGCCTCCGACGTCGGCTCCAACGCCATGGTTACCGTCACCGGCGCGGGGTCGGCCTGGGCCATGACCGGCGATCTGGTGATCGGCGGGAGCGGCGCGTCGAGTGGGGACGGCCGCCTGTCGATCCTCGACCAGGGCCGCGTTGAAGTGGGCGGCGAACTCTCCGTCTGGGAGGATCGGGCTGTTCTGATCGACGAGGGAACTCTCGTGGTGTCCGGGATCGATGCGGCGACCTACGATCGGCTCGATTTCGTGTCGGGCACGCTGCGGATCACCGGCGATGACGTGACGATCGGGGCCGGCGGCCCGTTCGGCAGCGAGCTGTTGATCTCCAGCAGTTATACGTACCTGATCGACAACCAGGCGACCATCGCGGGCGGCGGCACGCTGGTCGTCTCGGGCGGGTTCGGTGCCGGTCAACTGACGAACTACGGGCAGGCCGTGTTCATCGACACGACGGTCACCGGCGCGGTGAACAACCCCGCCGGGTCTACCGTGGACATCGTCGGGGACGTTGTGTTCACCGGCCTGTTCTCCGGGGGCGGCGGCGTCTTTGGCTCGGGCACGGCCGACTTCCAGGGCGGGTTCGCGCCCGGGGACAGCCCGGCCCACGTCACGATCGAGGGCTCGGCCAAGCTCGGCACGGCCAACACCCTGTTCATCGAACTCGGCGGCACGACGCGGGGCACCGAGTACGACTCCGTCGTTATCGCTGGCCACGCCGACCTCGCCGGCTCACTCGACGTCACGTTCCTCGACGCGTTTGCGCCCTCGGCCGGCGACACCTTCGACATCCTCGACTGGGGCACACTCAGCGGGACGTTCGACACCGTCAACCTCGCGGCGCTCGATCCTTCGCTGCGTTGGGATGTTGCCGACCTCTACGTCACCGGCGAACTGGCCGTGGGACTCACCGGCGACTACACCGGCGACGGCTTGGTCGGCGTCGAGGACCTGGACCTCTTACTCGCCAACTGGGGCGACGCCGTCACCCCCGGCGACTATGCGCTGGGCGACGGCAACGGGGACGGGCTGATCGGCAGCGACGACCTCGCGCTGGTGCAGGCCCACTGGGGCAACGGCACCCCCGGAAGCCCCGGCGGCGGCGTCATTCCCGAGCCGGGGTCGCTGGCGCTGCTCGGGCTGGGTGGGCTGGCGCTGATGCACCGTCGTCGGCAGAGGTGA
- a CDS encoding tail fiber protein, producing the protein MPIPARTRRPRASLHAALAALLLAAAPALAGAPVEPVLTTGPAGTANPDPINQYQPSLGLNYFMPTTGIFPSENRGGFGIGSNPYLGGIRIFAGSSTPIGAQAPEGQLLDIAPNTALFSLLGTSYGGDGETNFALPNLTATASVHQGNGPGLSNWNVGQRRGSATTTLGVNHLPSHNHTFAHPDSPTSNTGGGQSFSNFQPTLATTFWIATQGVFPSENRGGGQFLGQVAQFGGNFATAGWAQADGQILSIVNNEALFSLLGTTYGGDGETTFALPDLRGRVAVHPGQAGGQGNDWQLGERAGSETTTLGINNLPSHNHTLPDLFDGTTNTDNTGNNQAFNNTQPGLGINYLVSLFGLDPNESDPEFTTGPFLGEIIMFAGNFAIPGYALADGQLLPIVGNEDLFSVLGTTYGGDGETTFALPDLRGRTPVHADGSLVTLGQRLGAASTTLTQANLPEHDHTYVPEPSSAALLALAGCTLLRRRRH; encoded by the coding sequence ATGCCAATCCCCGCCCGCACCCGCCGCCCGCGCGCTTCCCTCCACGCGGCGCTCGCCGCACTCCTCCTCGCCGCCGCCCCCGCGCTCGCCGGCGCGCCCGTCGAACCCGTCCTCACCACCGGGCCCGCCGGCACCGCCAACCCCGACCCCATCAACCAGTACCAGCCCTCCCTCGGCCTCAACTACTTCATGCCCACCACCGGCATCTTCCCCTCCGAAAACCGTGGCGGCTTCGGCATCGGCAGCAACCCCTACCTCGGCGGCATCCGCATCTTCGCCGGCAGCTCCACCCCCATCGGCGCCCAGGCACCCGAGGGCCAGCTCCTCGACATCGCCCCCAACACCGCGCTCTTCTCACTCCTCGGCACCAGCTACGGCGGCGACGGCGAAACCAACTTCGCCCTCCCCAACCTCACCGCCACCGCCTCCGTCCACCAGGGCAACGGCCCCGGACTCTCCAACTGGAACGTCGGCCAGCGACGCGGCAGCGCCACCACCACCCTTGGCGTCAACCACCTCCCCAGCCACAACCACACCTTCGCACACCCCGACAGCCCGACCTCCAACACCGGCGGCGGGCAGTCCTTCTCCAACTTCCAGCCCACCCTCGCCACCACCTTCTGGATCGCCACCCAGGGCGTCTTCCCCTCCGAGAACCGCGGCGGCGGCCAGTTCCTCGGGCAGGTCGCACAGTTCGGCGGCAACTTCGCCACCGCCGGCTGGGCACAGGCCGACGGACAGATCCTCTCCATCGTCAACAACGAAGCACTCTTCTCGCTCCTCGGCACGACCTACGGCGGCGACGGCGAAACCACCTTCGCCCTCCCCGACCTCCGCGGCCGCGTCGCCGTCCACCCCGGACAGGCCGGCGGCCAAGGCAACGACTGGCAGCTCGGCGAACGCGCCGGCTCCGAAACCACCACCCTCGGCATCAACAACCTCCCCAGCCACAACCACACCCTCCCCGACCTCTTCGACGGCACCACCAACACCGACAACACCGGCAACAACCAGGCCTTCAACAACACCCAGCCCGGCCTGGGCATCAACTACCTCGTCTCCCTCTTCGGCCTCGACCCCAACGAGTCCGACCCCGAATTCACCACCGGCCCCTTCCTCGGCGAGATCATCATGTTCGCCGGCAACTTCGCCATCCCCGGCTACGCCCTCGCCGACGGACAGCTCCTGCCCATCGTTGGCAACGAAGACCTCTTCTCCGTCCTGGGCACCACCTACGGCGGCGACGGCGAAACCACCTTCGCCCTCCCCGACCTCCGCGGCCGCACCCCCGTCCACGCCGACGGCTCCCTCGTCACCCTCGGCCAACGCCTCGGCGCCGCGTCCACCACCCTCACCCAAGCCAACCTCCCCGAGCACGACCACACCTACGTCCCCGAACCCTCCTCCGCCGCGCTGCTCGCCCTCGCCGGGTGTACCCTGCTCCGCAGACGACGCCACTAA